GGAGGCCCAGTACGACCTGAATCACCTGAGCGGCACGGCGGCGGATTTCGGAACGAGGGGGCTGCGGCTGTACACGGGGTACCCGCTGCGGGTGGGGCAGCGCGTCCGCGCCCGGGCCGACGAGGAAAACGGACACTTCCGGAAGTTCGTCCCGCCGGAATCGCCCGCGCAGGTGGTGTGGGTCGCGCCGGCCGCAGAGGGCGTCATGGCCGGGTTGCGGTTCGTGGGTTGATCCGGAGGCGCTACACTACTCCAGCCCGAACTTCTTCACCTGGTACCGCAGGGAGTCGTACGTGATCCCGAGGAGCCTGGCGGCCTTCGCCTTGTTCCCCCCGGCTTTACCGAGCGCCTGGACGATCAGGCTCTTCTCCATCGCGTCCATCGAGATTCCGGCGTCGGGGAGCGTCGGACCGGGCCGGGGCACCCCTTCCGTCCCCTCCCTCCGGCGGACGACCTCCGCGGGGAGGTGTTCCGGCCGGACGATCTCGTCGTTTTCGAGGACGACGATCCGCTCGATCATGTTGCGCAGCTCGCGGATGTTCCCCGGCCAGCGATAGGCGACCATCAGCTCCTCCGCCCCGGGGGAGAAATCCTTGAGCGACATCTTCCTGTACTTCTCCGAATAGTCGTGGAGAAAGTGGCGGGCAAGTAACGGAATGTCGGTCTTGCGCTCCCGAAGCGGCGGCAGGTGAAGGGAAAAGGCGTTCAACCGGTAATACAGGTCCACCCGGAACTCCCCCTTCTCCACCGCCTCCTCGAGGTTCCGGTTCGTTGTGGCGAATACCGTCGTCTCGATGGGGATGTCCTGCCGGCCGCCGATCCGCCGGATCTTCCGCTCCTCCAGCACCCGCAGCAGCTTCGCCTGCAGGTCCAGGCGCATCTCCCCGATCTCGTCGAGCAGGATCGAGCCGCCGTGGGCCAGCTCGAAGATCCCCTTCTTCTCGGCCTTGGCGTCCGTGAACGCACCCTTCTCGTGTCCGAACAGTTCGCTTTCGATCAACTGCTCCGGCAGGGCGGCGCAATTGATCCCCAGGAAGGTGGCGCAGCAGGAGGGGGAATCGCCCTGGCGCATCAACCTGTGGATGTGCCGGGCGATCACCTCCTTCCCCGTTCCGCTCTCGCCCGTGATGAGCACCATCGGGACGCCGGCCGAGGCGAACTTCCCGCACTTCTCCTTCAGCTTGCGGACCTCGTTCGTCTCCCCGATGATCTCCTGGTGGATGAGGTCGGAGCAGATCTTCCGCAGGTACCCGACCTCGTCCTTCAGCTTCGCCCGCTCGAGGATCCCCGCGACGACGATCTTGACCTCGTCGAGGTTGAACGGCTTCGTCAGGTAATCGGCGGCGCCGACCTTCATCGCCTTGACGGCGGTCTCCGCGGTATCGTCCGACGTCAACATGACCACCTGCGCGGGGATCCCCTGCCCGACGATCTCCCCGAGGATGTCGATGCCGTCGCGCCCCGGGAGCTTGATGTCCAGCAACACGACGTCGGGGGAGAATGCCCGGATCCGTTCGACGACGCCCTCGGGGTCGCTCTCCGCGCGGACCTCGTATCCGTCCCCCTTCAGCGCGCGCTCGAGCATGGTGACGATCAGCTCGTCGTCGTCCAGCAGGAAGATCTTTCCCCGCGCCTTCACGCCGCCGCCCCCGGTTCCGGCGCCGGTTCCGCCCGGACGGGAAGCCGCAGGGTGAAGAGCGCGCCGCCGCCCGGCCGGTTCGCGACCGTGATCGTGCCGCCGTGCCGCTCGATCATCTGCCGGGAGATCGCCAGCCCGAGACCCGTCCCCTTCGACCGGGTAGTGAAGAACGGCTCGAAGACTTTATCGAGCAGATCTTCGCGTATCCCGCTCCCGGTGTCGGAAACCTCGATCCGGATCGTCTTTCCGTCCTCTTCCAGGCAGGTCCGGACGCCCAGCTTGCCCCCGCGGGGCATCGCGTGAAGCGCGTTGAGGAACAGGTTCAGGAAGACCTGCTGCAGCTGGGTGGGATCGGCCTGCGTCGGGGAAAGTTCCCCCAACTCCTTCACGATCTCGATCGTCCCGGATCCGCCGGCCCCGACGGCCCGGCGCCTCAGGTGGAAGGTGAGGGTCGTGTTCAGCATCTGGTTCACGTTGACCGGTTCCAGCCGCGGCTTCTGGGGCTTGGCGAAGTTGAGGAAGCTCTTCATCAATCCTTCCAGCTGGGTGATCTCGGCGACCACTTTCTGAAGGACCCCCTTGTCCTCGGGGGAGATATACGCCTCTTCGGAGAGGACGCTCATCGCGACCTTGATCCCGGCCATCGGGTTCTTGATCTCGTGGGCCAGCCCGGCCGCCAGCTCCCCGACGACCACCATCTGCTCCGTCCGCCGCATTTTCCGCATCTGTTCCTTCAGGGAGAGGGACATCTCGTTGAAGGCTTCGGCCAGTTCGCCGAATTCGTCCTTCAGGTGCGGAACCCGGTGGTCCAGTTCTCCGCCCTTCAATTTCCGGGTGGACTCGACCAGGACCTTGACGGGGCGGGTCAGCCCCGTGATGAATACGAACCCCAGCAACGCCGACACCAATGGGCCAAGCGCCACCAGCCCGTACAGGTAATATTTCGTGCGTTCGATCTCGTTCATCGCCTTCTGCGTGCTTTCCCCGAGCCTATAGGTGGTGAAGGCGATCACGTCACGGACTTGTGCGATCAACTCTTCTCCGATCCGGAAGGCGGTGTCCTCCTCCGCGGCGAGCCTGGAGGCGTTCGCCCGGATGGTCAACACCCTGCTCAGGGCGTCCTTGTACCTCTCCGTCTGCTTCTTCAACGCGTTCAGCCGCTCCGTTCCTCGCGGGGAATGGTGGCATTCGAAGCAGGTGTCGATGATTTTTCCCATGCCGAGGATATGCGTCACCACGGTATCGAAACTTCTCGAATGCGGCGTGTCGATCAGCGTGAGATCCGACTGCACTCTCTTGATCTGCAGCAGGTAGTGCTCCCGCAGGATCTCCACCTGGTGAAGCGTGATCAACCGGTCCAGGTTCGTCGTGGCCGTTCGGATGGTGCGGATGACGTACACACCGACCAACAGGAAGACGACGGAGTAGATCGCCAGACCGATAACGACCTTCCGTTTCATCAGTCGTTCTTGTAATCGTAGGTGGACAGGTTCAGGTGGATATCCTCCGCGTACTTCACGATGACGTCGTACTCCTCGTTCCGGGTTTCGATGAACCTCCGCGCGCCGAACCGCTCCAGCACCTTTTTCCCGTCCGGATCCAGGTTCATCTTGAGGAGCGCATCCTTCAACCGGTCCCGCACCGACACATCGATATCCTTCCGCAGGGCGAGGGCGTTTTCCGGCACATCGGGGGACCTCTCGAGGACAACCAACTCCTTCATGATCCGGGGATCCTCCTTCGCCAGCCGGTTGAACACCGTATTCTTCGCCGCGCCGATATCGGCCTTCCGGTTGAGCACGTCGTAGATGGCGTCCTCGTGCGTCCCGGTGAAATACGCCTCCTTCATGTACCTCTTGTAATTCGATATCCCGTATTTTTGGAAATATTCCAACGGGAGAAGGTACCCGGCCGTCGTCGCCTTGTCCACGAACGCAAACCGCTTCCCCTTCATGTCGCGGGCGGTCCGGACGCGGCTGTCTTTCCGGACAAAGATCAGTCCGTGGTAGGTGGAGGTGTTATCGAGCGCCACCGGCCGTGCGAGGACCTCCACCCCGACCTTCGCGTGGGCCAGCGTGTAAGTGAAACTGCCGAAAAAAGCGCCGTCCAAGCCGGAGGACTTGAAATTGTCGATGATGTTGCCGTATCGGGGGAGAATCTTCAATTTCATTTTCGTGCCGGTTTTTCGGTAGAGATACCCCATCAAAGGCTCATATCGTTCCATCTGCTTGAAGATGTTCTGCTCCGGGATCAGACCGATCAGGAGCTTCCTTGCCGTCGGTTTCTTCGCGGGCGCGGGCGGCTCTTGCGGGGAACAGGCCGCGAGGAGCGGAAGGCACAGCACGAAAAGAATGCATGCGATCGACCGTTTTCGCATCGCGACATTCTACATGAAGTCGTGAAACGACGGCAAGAACGGCATCCGCGGCCATTCCACCGATTCAGGTTCCCGGGGAGCTCCGTTCGAACTGCAGGGCGTACAGCCTCCGGTAGATCCCCCCGGCGGCCATCAATTCGTCGTGGGTCCCGGACTCCCGCACCTTCCCCTTGTGCATCACGATGATCCGGTCGGCGGACAGGACCGTCGACAGCCGATGGGCGACGACGAGGGCGGTCCGCCCGGGGAGGATCCCCCCCAGCGCCTCCTGGATCCGGCCCTCCGTCACGGGGTCGACGCTGGAGGTCGCCTCGTCCAGAAGCAGGACGCGCGGCTCCCGCGCCAGCGCGCGGGCGAACGATACCATCTGTCGCTGCCCCGTCGACAGCCGCACCCCCCGCTCCCCCACGTCCGTCGCCAGCCCCTCGGACCATTCCCCGGTGAACCGCTCCACGCCGATCGCCAAGAGCGCGGCCCCGACCGCCTCTCCGCCCGCCGCCACGTTCTCCCGCACCGTCCCGGAGAAGAGGAACGGGTCCTGGAGGACGAGGGCGAGCGACCCGCGCAGCTCTTCCCGCGGGATCTCGCGGATGTCCCGGCCGAAAAGCAGGATCTTGCCGCGGCGGATCTCGTAGAAACGGCACAGCAGGGAGAGGACCGTCGTCTTCCCCGCCCCCGTCGCACCGACGATCGCCCCGGTCCGCCCCTCTTCGAGCGTGAAGGAGACCCCGCGCAGGACGGGAGGTCCTTCCTCCCCCCCGGGCTTCCCGCCGTCCGCGGACACCGGGTAGGAGAACCAGACGTCCCGGAACTCGATCGCGGGGACGGCGTCCGCACGTTCCGAAGCGGACGGCGACGACGGGATGGCCGACCGCAGCGCAGGCGGAGGCGCGGCTTCCGCTGCGGGGCGCGGTCCCTCGCCGACAGGGAGGGCGTCCGCGTATTCGGGGGAGACCTCCTCGTCGAGGAGCCGGAAGATCCGCTCCGAGGAGGCGAGCGCGGATTGCAGGATGTTGTACTTGTCGCTCATGTCCTTGATCGGGTCGTAGAACCTTCGGGCGTATTCGAGGAACGCCACGAGCGTCCCGAAGGTGAGGGCGCCCGAGAGCAGGCCGACGCCGCCGCGCCACAGCAGCAACGCCACCGCGATCGAGGCGAGCATCTCCACGCCCGGGAAGTAGACGGAGTACAGGTTGGTGAGCCGCACGCTCTCCTCGGCGTACTCCCCGTTCAGGGCGTCGAACCTTCGCCGCGACTTCCCCTCCATCCCGAACGCCTTGACCACCGCCACCCCCGTTACGTGCTCCTGCAGGAAGGCGTTCATCCGCGCCAACTTTCGCCGCATCTCCCGGTTCGCCTGCCGGATCCGTTTTTTCAGCATCTCGACGAACAGCACGAGGACGGGCAGGACGGCGAAGGTGACGAGCGCCAGGCGCACATCCATCCAGAGCAGGATCGCGGCCGTGCCCGCCAGCACGGCGCCGTCGCCGATCGTCGAGACGAGGCCGGAGGAGATCATCTCCTGGAGCGCCTCGACGTCGGAGGTAAGGCGCGTCATGAGGCGCCCGGTCGGCGTGCGATCGAAGAAGACGACGGGGAGCCGCTGCATCCGCGCGAACATCTCCCGGCGCAGCGCGAGGATCACCCGCTGGCCGAGGATCGACACGGCGTACATCTGCAGGTAGAGGAACCCCATCGCGCCGAGGAGGGCCGCGAAGTAAAGGAGGACCCACCCCCCCATGCCGGACAGTCTCCCGGCCATCACGTGCCGGTCGATGACGATCTTGATGAGGTACGGCCCCGCCAGCTGGAAGGCGGTCCCGCAGAGAAGCGCCGCCAGCGCCGCCGCGAGGAGGCGCCGGTGGGGAAGGACGTATCGCAGGAGGCGCGCCAGGAGACGCCGGTCGATCCCCCGGGTCGCGACGCGGTCGTCCGTGAAGAAGTCGTCCGGCCCGTGCTTCACGACGACTCCTCCAGCTCCCGGGCGAGCATCTGGCGGGAGTACAGCCCGAAGTAGACGCCGCGCAGGGAGAGAAGATCGCCGTGCGTCCCCTCCTCGACGATTCGCCCGTCCGCCAGCACGAGGATCCGGTCGCACCGGGAGAGGGAGGCCATCCGGTGCGTGCTGAACAGGACCGTCCGCTCCCCCTTTTCCGAGAGGATCCCCTCGAAGATCTCCCGTTCCGTCTCCGCGTCCACGGCGGAGAGGGCGTCGTCCAGCAACAGGATCGGCGCCCCGGCGCAAAGCGCGCGGGCGATCGTGACCCGCTGCTTCTGCCCGCCCGAGAGCGAGATCCCCCGCTCCCCCACGACCGTGTCGAACCCGTTCGGCATCTCCTCGACCTCGGCGAGGAAGCGGGCGAGTCCGGCCGCCTTTCCGGCGGCGGCCGGGTCGGCCCGTTCCAGGCCGAAGCAGACGTTCTCGAGCACGGAGTCGGAGAAGAGGAACGGGTCCTGGGAAACCACGGCGAAGCGGCGGCGCAGGTCGGGGAGGGGGATCGCCGCCGCGTCGATCCCTTCGAGGAAGACCGTTCCGGGCGGTACGGGGTAGAACCCCTGGAGCAGGAAAAAGAGCGTGCTCTTTCCGCCGCCGGTCGGCCCCACCAGCCCGAGCACTTCCCCCTTCCGCACGGAGAAGGAGACGCCCCGGAGCGACTCTCCTCTCCCGTCGTCCGCATGGGAGAAGGAGAGGCCGCGGAGCTCGAGGAGCGGCGGCTCCGGGATCCCGGTCCCCGGCGCATCCTCGATGGGCGGCGTCCCCTTTTCCGCAGGCTTCGTCCCGCCCTCGGGAAACTCCACGGGCAGCCGCAGAAACTCGTTGATCCGCCCCATGGCGGAGCTCCCCCGCTGAAAGAGATTGATCACCCATCCCATCGCCATCGTCGGGAAGGAAAGCATCGCGAGGTACGCGTTGAAGGCGACGAACCCCCCGAGGGTGAGGGCGCCCTGGGCGACGGCCCGTCCCCCGAGGAACAGGACGAGGACGACGCCGGCTCCGGCGAGCAGCCCGATCGCCCCGTGAAACGCCGCGGAGGTCCGCGCGACGGCCAGGTTGTGCCGGTAATACCGCTCGCACTCCCCGGAGAACCGTTCCTCCTCCCTCGCCTCGAGGCCGAACGCCTTCACCAGGCGGATCCCGGAGACGTTCTCCTGCAGCGCCCCGTTCATCGAGGCGAGCGACTCCTGGACCAGGCGATGCCGGCGGTGGAAAGCGCGCCCGTACTCCCGGGAGAGGTACACCACCGCGGGGGCGATCAGCAGCGACACGCCGGTGAGCATGGGACTGATCCGGAGCATGAAGGCGACCGCGAGCAGCCACGAGATGACGGTCCCGACGAGCATGAGCAGGCCGGGGCCGAGGAAGAGCCACACGGCGGAGAGGTCGTTCGTCAGGCGCGACATCACGTCGCCCGTCGGCGTCGCGTGGAAGAACCGGATCGGCAGGCGGATCACGTGGGAGAAGAGGCGCCGTCGCACCTCCTGCTCCACGTCCCGCGCGGCCACGAACAGGGCCCGGCGGGAGAGGAACCGGAAGAATGCGTACAGGATGGAGAAGAGGACCATGAGCCCGACGGCGCGCAGCAGGGCGCCCTCGCCGGGCGGTCCGCCGCCCCGCGCGGCGGAGACGGCGTCCACCGCCTCCCGGGTCATCCAGGGGACGAGGAGGCCGAAGACGGAGGAGACGAGGAGGCCGGCGACGCACAGGGCGTACACCCGCCGGTGCATCGCAAGGTATGGGCGCAGGCTGATCAGTTCGCGAATGGGTTAGCGCCTCATCCCTTGCCGATCGGGAACGGGTCGAGGGTGAAGCAGAGGAGGAAGAGGACGCCCGCCGCCACGCCGAACGCGCGCCGCATCGGGGTGAGCGGGACCTCCTCGGCGATCGGCCGGGGGTGCGCCGTCCCCATGACGAACAGGAGCGCCGCCCAGACGAACCACCCGTTCCCCGCGAGGCCCATCAGGAGGAGCGCGTAGGGGACAAGGCGGGCGACCTCCGCGAACCGCTCCCCGAAGAGGGCGAAGGCGACGTGCCCGCCGTCGAGCTGCCCGGCGGGGATGAGGTTCAGCATGGTGATGTACATCCCGAGCCAGCCGGCGTACGCCACGGGGTGGAGGATCACGTCGTACCCCGCCGGGATCTCCCCGAGGACGATCCGCGAGAGGAGCTTGAACAGCAGGGACTCCCCCAGCGGCACCCCGAGCGTTCCCGTCGTCCGGCGGACCTCGGAGAGGAGGAGCCCGACGATCATCACGGGGATCGCGACCGCCGCCCCGGCCAGCGGACCCGCGGCCCCGATGTCCATCAGGGCGTTCCGGTCCGGGAACGGGGATTTCAGCTTGATGAGCGCCCCCATCGTCCCCGGCAGCGGGGGGATCGGGAGGAAGGGGATGAAGTACGGCGGGGTCACCCGGACGCGGTGCCGGCGCGCCGCCGTGTAGTGCCCCATCTCGTGCACCCCGAGGATCGACAGCAGCGGGACGTTGAACACGAGGCCGAGGAGGAGGTCCGCGGGGCGCACCAGCGGGCTCCCCCCGGCGAGAAACGATCCGGCGAACAGCGTCGTGACGAAGGTGGCCAGCAGCAGCAGGATCGGAACCGTGGGAATCTCTCCTTCCCCTTCGGGGGAAAATCCGGGAAACTGTCCCCCGTAAGATCACCGGCAGGGGGTGCGGGTTCCCTCGTGAAGCTCCTATGCGATATCCCTTCGGGCACGGAAGTACTGGTCCACGTCTGCTGCGCCCCGGACGCCTGTTACGGCGTTCGGGCGTTGCGGGACCGGTTCGACGTCACCGGCTTCTTTTATAACCCAAACATCCACCCCGTGGAAGAATTCCGGAAACGGCTCCGCGCGACCCTCGACCTGCAGGAGAAAGACCCTTTCCCGCTGGTGGTAGGCGCCGGCGGCGAGGAGGCGTGGGAGGAGGCCGCCTGGGGGCTGGAAGGCGAGCCCGAGCGGGGACGCCGGTGCGAGGCGTGCGTTCGGGTCCGGCTGCGGGAGACGGCGAGGAAAGCGGTGGAGCTCGGGATGCCCGCCTTCGGCACGGTGCTGACCGTCAGCCCGAGGAAGGACGCCGCGATGGTGAATCGCGTGGGGCGCGAGGAGGGGGAGCGGACAGGGATCCGCTTCGTCGAGGCGGACATGAAAAAGGGGGACGGGTACCTGAAAAGCGTCCGGATCAGCAGGGAGATGGGGCTCTACCGCCAGAACTACTGCGGGTGCCGGTACTCCTTTCGATAATTCCGTGCAGTAATAAAAGCGTGAAGTTTCCGATAATGGAGTAATATGATTTAACTGCTGGAATATTCTTTCCCTGTATCCCGGGGATAAACCGGGATTCCCTCCCCTTTCATTTCAGCCAAAAAAACGATTTAAGAAAAAACATGGAATTGCCGAAAGGAGCATGCATGGAGATGGCGGAGGATTCTCCTGCTCTGCCCCCCGGGGGTGAACCGGGAGCGTCCCCCTCGTAAGAAAACTACGGCATGACCGAAAGGAGAAATGTGTCCGGATAACGGAAGCGTATGGGAATTGGGCACGGTGCGGCATGAGGAATCCACAGGTTTCCCAACAATTCTGAAGAAAGAGGAGACGAAATGAAAAAGCATGGATCCGGATTTTTCTGGAAAGCGATCTCCGTTCTCGGGATCGCCGTTCTCGCGATGAGCGCCTGCGGAGGAGGTGGATCGGACAGCGTCACTCCCCCGTCGTCGCCCGCGAACCTGACGGCCGGTGCGGGGGTTAACCAAGTCGTCCTGAACTGGCCGTCGGTCAGCGGCGCCGCCACTTACAACGTCTACTACGGGACGTCCACCCCTGTTACGAAATCCTCGACGAAGATCACCGGGTCGGTCAGCGCGCCGAAAACCGTAACGGGGCTCGCCAACGATACGACGTACTACTTCGCCGTGTCGGCGGTGAACGCCGGCGGCGAGAGCGCCTTGTCGGTCGAACGGTCGGCCACGCCGAGCGCGACGCCGCCTCCGGGCATCCCCTCGAACGTCCGTGCCTCGGCGGGGGACAACCAGGCCACCGTCAGTTGGGACAACGTGGCAGGGGCCATTTCCTACAACATCTATTACGGTACGTCCGCCGGGGTCACGAAGGCTTCCGTGGACAATATCATCGGGGCTACGAGCCCCCGCGTTGAAACCGGTCTTGCAAACGGCACGACCTACTACTTCATCGTGACGGCGCTGAACCTGAACGGTGAGAGCAGCGCGTCCTTCGAAGTTTCGGCGACACCGACGGCAACCCCGCCGCCGGATGCCCCCTCCCTCACGAGCGCCACCGCCGGAAACGCCAAGGTGACGCTCGCCTGGGGCGCCGTGGTGGGCGCTACCTCCTACAACGTCTATTACGGCACGGCCACCGGGGTCACGAAGGCTTCCGGAACGCCGATCAACGGAGTCACCAGCAGCCCCTACGATGTGACGGGGCTCACGAACGGAACGCCCTACTTCTTCATCGTGACGGCGCAGGGTACGGGCGGCGAGAGCGCGGCTTCCAACGAACGGTCCGCGACGCCGACGGCCCCCCTAGGCGCCTTCAGCCAGGCGGA
This is a stretch of genomic DNA from Deltaproteobacteria bacterium CG2_30_66_27. It encodes these proteins:
- a CDS encoding DNA-binding response regulator — encoded protein: MLERALKGDGYEVRAESDPEGVVERIRAFSPDVVLLDIKLPGRDGIDILGEIVGQGIPAQVVMLTSDDTAETAVKAMKVGAADYLTKPFNLDEVKIVVAGILERAKLKDEVGYLRKICSDLIHQEIIGETNEVRKLKEKCGKFASAGVPMVLITGESGTGKEVIARHIHRLMRQGDSPSCCATFLGINCAALPEQLIESELFGHEKGAFTDAKAEKKGIFELAHGGSILLDEIGEMRLDLQAKLLRVLEERKIRRIGGRQDIPIETTVFATTNRNLEEAVEKGEFRVDLYYRLNAFSLHLPPLRERKTDIPLLARHFLHDYSEKYRKMSLKDFSPGAEELMVAYRWPGNIRELRNMIERIVVLENDEIVRPEHLPAEVVRRREGTEGVPRPGPTLPDAGISMDAMEKSLIVQALGKAGGNKAKAARLLGITYDSLRYQVKKFGLE